In a genomic window of Rhopalosiphum maidis isolate BTI-1 chromosome 4, ASM367621v3, whole genome shotgun sequence:
- the LOC113549430 gene encoding homeobox protein 2-like — MILISYKYNIVSILVLVVAVQIDTQQILNNNELSSSLSNEQVTKYQYEKTIQTATTENNQDQSITTNINTEFVQKSYSSSELNLNNADTNDLNSAINGQGYDSNGNIPVNDNGIVNNYQWSNYFSYMQYIADQESENTEQPNQSGTSENVPVTPNGNTVGTFSSEGTGINTPMNMNGSPSPATTTNTPSGLTASNTPIPYTGPGSPNSNLNGGSLSPTTSSPETSGYPPNIPPNSANIDLTSGPYDIGTTNGLNSYFYMPITYPPTGPGNMNNDVPNYPQSTGPNTGSGASNSSPNGGTSTAPISSPNSNGSPRSPYGDLTGNTNGQGYDSNGNIPVNDNGIVNNYQWSNYFSYMQYIADQESKNTEQPNQSGTSEDVDNLKIQRLISSMNLQTTATSTGTFSNSPSNQPVMLNGNTVGTSSSEGTGINTPMNMNGSPSPVTTTNTPSGLTASNTPIPYTGPGSPNSNLNGGSLSPTTSSPETNGYPPNIPPNSANIDLTSGPYDIGTTNGLNSYFYMPITYPPTGPGNMNNGVPNYPQSTGPNTGSGASNSSPNGGTSTAPISSPNSNGSPRSPYGDLTGNTNGQGYDSNGNIPVNDNGIVNNYQSSNYYSYVQYIADQGSENTEQPNQSGTSEDVPVTPNGNTVGTSSNEDTEINTPMNMNGSPSPATTTNTPSGLTSSNTPNPYTGPGSPNSNLNGGSLSPTTSSPETNGYPPNIPPNSANIDLTSGPYDIGTTNGLNSYFYMPITYPPTGPGNMNNGVPNYPQSTGPNTGSGASNSNLNGEISNSISPPTPNTDLNPMLNGGVPFFKGYEDFYGIPQSGYQPSTGQILDNYESPNYNFDYELQNGDIDDVLNDGQINIDGRYMPDNYDQLNNGGVYTPGSNENVEFYNSYYYEKSSVNFERQNSNGGYDTPNYGSNVDDYLDNIKHDNENLPEPMYDTYASNLIPGYENNQLNNGPPSRGYSFSDNDAVPYDTDINSYNGFPISEINSDKFNYGNMPYGNDQSDIGIDDISPNNNQLSGNTYAEIDTSNVNTQIGGSTQDGSNGIPINTVDSRFNSIQNTVVSKNNALNVGQNVYGANGQVIGKIYNPSDATRKNNNRHKYSGSSSYSSHSDSVFSDDIHAIGNDIKRAARDAIGNIYNKTKDAYDITKGVGKAIGNAAGNVASDAANGVKNTADNIYQGSKDVAEDIGNAASTAADDVKQTANNAYQDTNDVMNGMGDVISEAGDGITQTANNAYQGTKDVVNGV, encoded by the exons atgatattaatttcatataaatataatatagttagtatACTAGTACTTGTTGTTGCAGTA caAATAGATACTcaacaaattttgaataataatgaattatcctCGTCTCTTTCAAATGAACAAGTTACAAAATACCAATACGAAAAAACCATTCAAACAGCTACAACTGAAAATAATCAAGATCAATCTATtactacaaatataaatactgaatttgtacaaaaatcaTATTCTAGTAGtgaattaaatctaaataacgCTGATACAAATGATTTAAACTCTGCAATCAATGGACAAGGTTATGATTCTAATGGAAATATTCCAGTAAATGATAATGGTATTGTAAACAACTACCAATGGTCAAACTATTTCAGTTATATGCAGTATATAGCAGACCAAGAGTCCGAAAATACAGAACAACCTAATCAATCAGGAACCAGCGAAAACGTACCAGTCACGCCGAATGGGAACACAGTCGGCACATTTAGTAGTGAAGGTACAGGAATAAATACTCCAATGAATATGAACGGATCACCATCACCAGCAACTACGACGAATACTCCATCCGGACTTACTGCGTCTAATACCCCGATCCCTTACACTGGCCCTGGCTCACCAAACAGTAATCTAAACGGAGGTAGTTTAAGTCCGACCACGTCGTCCCCGGAAACGAGCGGTTATCCACCAAATATTCCTCCGAACAGTGCTAACATAGATTTAACTAGTGGTCCCTACGATATCGGAACAACCAATGGTTTAaactcttatttttatatgcctATAACATATCCCCCAACTGGACCTGGAAATATGAACAATGATGTTCCTAATTATCCTCAATCAACAGGTCCTAATACTGGAAGTGGTGCATCTAATAGTAGTCCAAATGGTGGAACTTCAACTGCACCAATATCGAGCCCCAATTCAAATGGTTCTCCTCGATCCCCTTACGGAGATTTAACCGGTAATACCAATGGGCAAGGTTATGATTCTAATGGAAATATTCCAGTAAATGATAATGGTATTGTAAACAACTACCAATGGTCAAACTATTTCAGTTATATGCAGTATATAGCAGACCAAGAGTCCAAAAATACAGAACAACCTAATCAATCAGGAACCAGCGAAGACGTggataatctaaaaatacagCGATTAATTTCATCAATGAATTTACAAACCACTGCCACATCTACGGGCACATTTAGTAACTCGCCTAGCAATCAACCAGTCATGCTGAACGGGAACACAGTTGGCACATCTAGTAGTGAAGGTACAGGAATAAATACTCCAATGAATATGAACGGATCACCATCACCAGTAACTACGACGAATACTCCATCCGGACTTACTGCGTCTAATACCCCGATCCCTTACACTGGCCCTGGCTCACCAAACAGTAATCTAAACGGAGGTAGTTTAAGTCCGACCACGTCATCCCCGGAAACGAACGGTTATCCACCAAATATTCCTCCGAACAGTGCTAACATAGATTTAACTAGTGGTCCCTACGATATCGGAACAACCAATGGTTTAaactcttatttttatatgcctATAACATATCCCCCAACTGGACCTGGAAATATGAACAATGGTGTTCCTAATTATCCTCAATCAACAGGTCCTAATACTGGAAGTGGTGCATCTAATAGTAGTCCAAATGGTGGAACTTCAACTGCACCAATATCGAGCCCCAATTCAAATGGTTCTCCTCGATCCCCTTACGGAGATTTAACCGGTAATACCAATGGGCAAGGTTATGATTCTAATGGAAATATTCCAGTAAATGATAACGGTATTGTAAACAACTACCAATCGTCAAACTATTACAGTTATGTGCAGTATATAGCAGACCAAGGGTCCGAAAATACAGAACAACCTAATCAATCAGGAACCAGCGAAGACGTACCAGTCACGCCGAATGGGAACACAGTTGGCACATCTAGTAATGAAGATACAGAAATAAATACTCCAATGAATATGAACGGATCACCATCACCAGCAACTACGACGAATACTCCATCCGGACTTACTTCGTCTAATACCCCGAACCCTTACACTGGCCCTGGCTCACCAAACAGCAATTTAAACGGAGGTAGTTTAAGTCCGACCACGTCGTCCCCGGAAACGAACGGTTATCCACCAAATATTCCTCCGAACAGTGCTAACATAGATTTAACTAGTGGTCCCTACGATATCGGAACAACCAATGGTTTAaactcttatttttatatgcctATAACATATCCCCCAACTGGACCTGGAAATATGAACAATGGTGTTCCTAATTATCCTCAATCAACTGGTCCTAATACTGGAAGTGGCGCATCTAATAGTAATCTGAATGGAGAAATATCAAACTCAATATCCCCGCCTACTCCAAATACAGATTTAAATCCCATGCTTAATGGAGGTGTACCTTTTTTTAAGGGCTATGAAGATTTTTATGGTATACCACAGTCTGGATATCAACCTTCTACAGGTCAAATTCTTGATAATTATGAATcacctaattataattttgattatgaaTTGCAAAATGGGGATATTGATGATGTTTTGAATGATggtcaaataaatatagatggtAGATATATGCCCGATAATTatgatcaattaaataatggtGGAGTTTATACTCCTGGATCAAACGAAAATGTTGAATTTTACAATAGCTATTATTATGAGAAAAGTTCTGTTAATTTTGAAAGACAGAATTCAAATGGTGGTTATGACACCCCAAATTATGGTAGTAATGTTGATGATTATTTGGATAATATTAAGCATGATAATGAAAATCTTCCAGAACCTATGTATGATACATATGCATCTAATTTGATTCCTGggtatgaaaataatcaattgaaCAATGGTCCACCTTCTAGAGGATATTCATTTAGTGATAATGATGCTGTACCTTATGACACTGATATTAACTCTTATAATGGTTTTCCAATATCTGAAATCAAttctgataaatttaattatggtaACATGCCGTATGGTAATGATCAAAGCGATATTGGAATCGATGATATAAGTCCTAATAACAATCAATTAAGTGGGAATACGTACGCTGAAATTGATACATCAAATGTTAATACTCAAATAGGAGGGTCAACTCAAGATGGTTCTAATGGTATTCCTATTAATACTGTGGATAGTCGTTTTAATTCTATCCAAAATACAgttgtaagtaaaaataatgcattaaatGTTGGTCAAAATGTATATGGTGCTAATGGACAAGTCATTGGAAAAATCTATAATCCTTCTGATGccactagaaaaaataataatcgtcaTAAATATAGTGGTAGTAGTAGTTATAGCAGTCACAGTGATAGTGTGTTCTCTGATGATATTCATGCAATTGGAAATGATATTAAACGAGCTGCTCGCGATGCAATtggtaatatatacaataaaacaaagGATGCATACGATATTACAAAAGGTGTTGGAAAAGCCATTGGAAATGCTGCTGGAAATGTTGCTAGTGATGCTGCAAATGGAGTTAAAAATACGGCTGACAATATTTATCAAGGTTCTAAAGATGTTGCAGAGGATATAGGAAATGCTGCTAGTACAGCTGCAGATGATGTTAAACAAACAGCCAACAACGCGTATCAGGACACAAATGATGTTATGAATGGCATGGGAGATGTAATTAGTGAAGCTGGAGACGGTATTACACAGACGGCAAATAACGCTTATCAAGGTACTAAGGATGTTGTGAATGGCGTGTGA